The DNA region TTAGAGATGAGCTTGGAATCCAATAgtaaaatttacatgaactttaaATGTCATTTGTGTCTAGCAGTCGCTGGTGATAAATCACCTTACAGCAGTTACCAGGCTTGATTGTTTCAGTTCTGAGCCCGAGGAAATTTGCACAGAAAGTTAGAACTGAGACtcacgcctgctcctgttccgatTTTATGTAAGTGCGTCTAATCAATGCTTTAACTGTAAAAAACAGACTCATACACACATTACTGTCAAGCGCATTCTTCCCCTCCCTACCTCACCCACCAGATGCAGTGCCATcaactctcctcccctctctacagaaaatgtacTCAACAACCAGGTATACACTGCGATGTGTCAGTACAGCACTCCTTGCCTGCAGTGTCAGAAGCAGAATGGAGTATGATTCTTATGGGTGACACTGAAGGATTGTACACATCTTGAGGCCTAGTTCATATGAACAAATGTCAGTCAGCAGGTGCTCTGTGTCATCCACACATGTGAACAAGTGTTTGTCAGAGACTAGAGGCACCCGGGGTCGGCGCTGCTGGAGTGCCTGTAAAGTGTTGTGGCCAATATAGTAACAACTAAGCAGGTAGAAGAATCAACCACCAGACTTTATATAAAAACTGCTATAATACTGTGTTGGCAACAGCAAATAGCTGACTGCGAGGGGTAGCAATATTATTGTAGGGCTGGACACGTCATACCATTAAATTGTAAATGTTCTAAAGCAGGAAATGCAGATATGTGTTAGTTACTAAGGAGTGTCTGCTGTTCCTTCTgaatttgacacacacacacactaaagaaTGTAATTTACATATTTTAATGAAAAACAACATGGACATTTCCACACATATTGATTAACAGAAAACAAATAATCTCATAAGTTCTTTATTTGCCTTTTTTAAACTTCCCTGAGGGGGTGCCTGCTGTCTTTGCCTTTTTCTTGGCTGAGCCCTTAACATCGATCTCTTTCCGCTTGGTGGAACTGATGGATCCAGTCACCTTGAAAAAGTCATCTAACCGACCCTGGGTGCTGCCCTGACGGTTCTTAGCCAGCTTCTTGGCACCATTGCGAATACGGTCCTCATTAAATTGCTTTTCTTCACACATAAAGGTCACCAGTCCATCCTCATCTGGCTCCTGCCATTTTAGCTCCAGATTACTTACATCAACAATCTCAGGCTCTAAGAAGAGTTGACGGGCTTCCTTGAAAAGCCAGTTTTCTGGGACGGGGTATTTCTTTAGGTCTATGTTGTCTAAGACCTCATCAATGGATTTGTGCTGTTTGATCAGTTCTATGGCTCTCTTTGGACCAATACCTCGGATGGTCTCACAGTAATCACAGCCTAGCAATATGCAGAGATCTATGAACTGCTCTTGCGTAATACCGATTTCCTGTAGGGCGCGACTGAGGTGGAACTCCTGGATgggaagctttttggcctcactgGCTGTGAGATGACGAAGCAACAGAGGAGTACCAAAGGTCAGGGCGTCCATATCTTCAGTTGCAGCAGCATACACTTTTCCAGCTTTTACCAAAGCAGCACACGTGGCCTCTGCCTCACATGGAGCATCTACATAAGGAATACCCATTAATGTCAGGAGTTTCTTACACTCCTCATTATGCTGCTTGGTGACCTTCACAAGTCTCTTGTTGAATTTTTCAATATTCTCTACTTCTCCTGCCTCTTCTGCTGCTTCCAGCTGCTTCTCTGCCTCTGCCCTCCTTTCACTGCGCTTGGCCAGTTCACCCGACTTTAGCTGAGGAGGCTTCCCATCAAACACATATACTGGCTTGATACCGTTCTCCACCATGCGAATTGTACGATAGAACATGCCCATTAAATGGCTGGTGGTTTCACCTTCCTCATTTTGGAGCAAGTTCCCATCCTGCCGCACTGCAATCAGGAACTGGTAGATACACATAGAGGCGTCAACTGCAACTTTACGCCCAAAGTaactttttatgtcattttctttAATAGCCCCGCGTGCCACATCTGCAATTAATTTGGTGAGACCGTGTATTCCCATTGTAGTGCTGGACACAAACTGTCTGCTATTGCTGAACCTGAAAAATGAAAAGGGAAAACATAAGATTACAGGGAACTACAACTTAATCACTCCTAGCATAAAGATATGGGGGATATCAACTAAAGCTGGCAAATAAATATGATCCAACAAACACAAACTGAAacttctaagaaaaaaaaaaaaaagtctattagGTGACAAAAAAAATTCAACATGCACCTGGATCAGAAAATAGTGGAGTTGAAGAAAGGTTAGTAAATAAAAGTTGTGCGCCTGCAGTCAAGTGAGGCCCCCAGAGTCAAAGcgcaattaaagagaaccagagctaacctaaagaaaagattctatacatacctggggcttcctccagccccatacgcaccgatcgctcccacgccgccatccaccgctgtccGCATCTAGGAGAACCGGGACCCCACTCTgccgccagtcggagccagtctagcatagcagaggtgcgctctttgcgtatctctgcagcagtgtatggagagatacgtaaagggagcacttctcctgcgtagcgcggctccgatgacgtcacagcggtggatggcggcgtgggatcgatcagcgcatatggggctggaggaagccccaggtatgtatagaatcttttctttaggttagctctggttccctttaaagcctgaACTTATGGATTTATTAAAGACAAACTACCAACGTATATGTATAACATGCATATCCATAGGTGAGCATAGGTGTACAGGTAAGGTAAAAAGGGTCCCTGCTAAAATAGGGTGCCGGAGATGGACACTAGTAGAATGTTTGTATAATTACTGATATTATACTGgttaattctgatagtaaagtattggtaatcgttcccaatattttactattacctAACCTTATCCTAACACTTGCCCTCCCAatggatgcctaacactaataccTCTAACCTGGTGATGCCTATAAGACTAACCGATCTCTCCCCCCAACCCTAAAACATGCATGGTGGTGCCTCACCTTACCCACCCTGcagaaccctaagatcccccctctTCAACCATATCTGCTAATATTTTTGCCTGCATTAACTGTAATTTTGTGGTTATTAACAGTAACTTGGGCCCTAAATTTCAGGTGCTGGGGCCACCcattatgcaaattgtggctaTAAATAGCAGGCGCTTTTCACCTCCAGTACCCTGCTTCGGACTATAGTGGTGCAAACACTAAGCAGAGACATGTATCCAACTCCACACCCACCCAATTCTGTGGAAGACAGGAAGCagcttagattgttttttattttcttacCTGACCCTACCCACCTCCTCACACTTGTGAGTTTCTCTGTGATAAGCACTTCAGCTGATCAGGTCTTATCTCCCAGTTACTGATCAGAATGTAAAAAGGCATTCAACTCTACCACACCCTTCACAAAGAAAATGAGAAATAGTTTCTTAAATTTTCTTACGGCAGAGTGAGTGATAAAAGACACACATAGCTTTTATTAAAACCCTGGGAGTGTAAGAAAGCTTACATGTTTCATTACAGACTAAATGAGGAGCTAAAGCTGCAGTGCCGACCAGTAAATTTAATCTGAAATGTAAATCAAAAACATaaaagacagatacttacctctccaggtccccttGCTCCACCGCAGACTCCTCTGTTCAAATTTCCAGCTGTGGGAAGCTTCATAAGCCCAAAAGCTGCCAAAGATaggtggctccgtactgcacacGCATGAGAGAGCGTTCTcgctcatgcgcagtacagagcagcctgtcttcgggagcactcgggctcccaaagaactCCAAAGCCTCGGACAGCGGCAGAGAACAGTCTTTCGACCCATCGCTCAGAGACTGCTAACgtgggagcctgcgggggaacgtggAGACCTGGAGtgaaatgggaaggctctataggacccagagtcttccctctccctaggtaagtatctgggtttTTTTACATTTACACTACAAACTCCCTTTAAGAGTTAATATTTTGCAGCAGATGTAGGAGTCAGGTAATCTGCTCTATGCTCGAAAGAAGGCACAATAGGAGTAAAAAATAGGCAccacagtaatttgggcaccaggtaTAGCCGCTTGCAGATATTCTACTATACGGCAATGGGTAATACaacagtagaatatcggtatttttcaccaatattttactattgcttaaTCTAAGCCTATTATCACactaccctccctctaccgatgcctaacccccccccccccccctttcctgccaCAATAACTGCACTGTCTTCACTGCTAAAAACCCCCTCCTCCAATATATCCACGCGTGTTGTTGTATTGCTGGCCAGTGCTTCCGCGCTATGGAGCGCACGGAAGCACTCATTGTGACGGTTCACATTGAGCATTCGTGAGCGGGGAATTGCGGGCGGACCCGATAAATCCTGACGTCTGCAAGCTAggcacgcccctgatgagtcactcggAGTGACGAAAAGCATTGGGTGGAGCTTGCTGGACGTACAGGAAGGAACTTTTGCGCCGGATCAGGAGTAAAGTGGCAAGAGCGGGACCTTATCTTCTAGCCTACCCGGGAGGCAACGGGGAGAGCCCGTCTAAACTATATGCTCTAACTACCTGCTAGTACATTGCGAGTGCATTTTAATAATAAAACTATCTTTTTTAACTGAATTAGGCTATGGAAGCATCTCTTTTTATATGAGGTACGCATCCATTTGGACACACCATCCAGGACCCC from Hyperolius riggenbachi isolate aHypRig1 chromosome 11, aHypRig1.pri, whole genome shotgun sequence includes:
- the FEN1 gene encoding flap endonuclease 1; translation: MGIHGLTKLIADVARGAIKENDIKSYFGRKVAVDASMCIYQFLIAVRQDGNLLQNEEGETTSHLMGMFYRTIRMVENGIKPVYVFDGKPPQLKSGELAKRSERRAEAEKQLEAAEEAGEVENIEKFNKRLVKVTKQHNEECKKLLTLMGIPYVDAPCEAEATCAALVKAGKVYAAATEDMDALTFGTPLLLRHLTASEAKKLPIQEFHLSRALQEIGITQEQFIDLCILLGCDYCETIRGIGPKRAIELIKQHKSIDEVLDNIDLKKYPVPENWLFKEARQLFLEPEIVDVSNLELKWQEPDEDGLVTFMCEEKQFNEDRIRNGAKKLAKNRQGSTQGRLDDFFKVTGSISSTKRKEIDVKGSAKKKAKTAGTPSGKFKKGK